The nucleotide window CGCTCGGCACCTCCGATGGATACTCTATTCCATCGATAGACCTGCAGGGCCGTCCGATCACCTCCCCACAGTAGACGATTTCCACTCTCCGCCGTGGGATCCCGACGATCGTCGCCGGGCGACGCTCGGTCAGACACCCCGCGAGCCCGCCGACCGCGACCGCCGACAGCAACGCACGTCGCTTCACACTCGTTATTTCATCGACTTACATATAAGTCTATCCTTATCCACGTTGACTCTCTGGCGGATAGATGATGTCCGACATCATCTCTTCACCCTCCGTAGAGTAGTGGACGATCCAGACTCGCTCGACGCGCTCGGTGTCTTCTGGACCGATAGCGACGCGGTAATTGATTTCCTTGGAGTACTCGATACACCCAGGCGGGAGCGGGCTCTCACTGTTCCGAACCAACACCCACAGCACTCCATCGGTCAGTTCGATCGTCCAAACACACTTCGCGCGACAGTTCTGGTCTCCACTGCCGGGAATGTACCCTCTAACGACGAGACGACCGTCTTCCAAGTACGCCGTTGCGCCGCCGGCGGACTGAATCTGTACCTGAAGCTCCCGGTCAACGGGCCGTTCCATCGAGTTGACCTGAGCGCACGGTCGTCTGATCACCTCGCCGCACGTCTGCACGTCGACCGGCTGATTTAATCCCACGACGGTGGGCGGCTTCCGGACGGACAGACACCCCGCGAGCCCGCCGGCCGCGACCGCCGACAGCAACGCACGTCGCTTCATGCCCGTCATTCCGCAAACGCATGAATAAGTCTAGGGAACTGCCGGCGTTAGGCTGCCGACCGGTAGACGATGTCTGACATTATTTTCTCACCGTTCGTGGAGTAGAGGACGACCCAGACTTTCTCGACGCGTTCGGTGTCTTCTGGCCCGAGAGAAACGCGATAATTAATCGTCCCGATGTCCTCTGTACAGCCGGTCGAAAGCGGATTCTCTCTGTTCTGGACCGATACCCACAGCACTCCGTCGATCAGTTCGATAGTCCAGTCGCAGTTCGTTCGGCAGTTCGGATCCCCGTTACCGAGGATGTACCCTCTGACGACGAGACGGCCGTCCGCTGTGTACGCCGTCGCCCCACCGACGAACTGAATACGGACCTGAAGCTCCTCCTCGGTGAGCCGTTCCATCGAGTCGACCCGAGCGCACGGTCGGCCAATCTCTTTGCTACACGTCTCCACGTCGACCGTCTGATCCAGCCCGACGACGGTCGGTGGCGTCCGGACGGACACACACCCCGCGAGCCCGCCGACCGCGACCGCCGACAGCAACGCACGTCGCTTCATACCAGATCAACTCGAATCGGGGCCGATAGGTCTAGGGAAGATTCACAGTCCTACGCCGCCGCGATGTCGATCGTACCGGATAAGATTACACCCCGTTTGTCTGAACGGTGTTCGACGTGGACAGCCTCGACACAATCACTCTCTCCCGTGTCGAGTCCAATCCGGTACTGTACCGCTCCAGCGCTCTCCTCGCACAGAACTGGAAAGACGCTCGCGCCGTCCCGAACGACGACGGCCAGCGTCTGTCCTCGTAGCTCGATCCGTGAGACGTGCGCTGCACGGCACTCCACGTCTTCGACCCCAGTCACGAATCCTCTGACGACGAGTGAGTCGTCCGTGCGGTAGACGGCGACCCCGCCACCGACCGCCTCGCGTATCTGAATGGGCCGGTCGATGAAGCGGTCGATTCCGCGGACGGAGTCACAGGGCCGATCGATCGGCTTCCCACAGCGGGACATTTCGACCGTCTGATCCAGCCCGACGACGGTCGGTGGCGTCCGAACGGACACACACCCCGCGAGCCCGCCGACCGCGACCGCCGACAGCAACGCTCGTCGCTTCACACCCATATCAGTTCAACCGAGAGTAAATGAATCTAGGCAACAACGGCCAGCCTCACGCCGGAGACACGTCGACGGTGCCAGAGAGAATCTCGTCGCCGTCGTCGGCGTAGTGCGTCACCCGGACGCGCCGGATTGCCGCGTCCTCGTCGGCGACGGCGACGCGGTAGTGGACCGAGCCGGCGTCCTCCTCACAGCCCCCCGAGAGGTCAGTCTCGTCGTGGACCGACACGGAGAGCGTTCCGTCGCTCAGTTCGACCGTCGAGACGCCCCCCTCCCGACAGCTTGGGTCGCCGATACCGACGATCCGCCCTCTGACGACGAGTCGATCCGTGGCTCGGTACACCGTGACGACGCCGCCGAGTTGCTCTCGGATGTCGATCTCGCGGTCGATGGAGTTACGCATCCCCACGGCGAGGCCGCACGGCCGGCCGATCAGCGTCCCGCAGTGGGTGGTGTCGACCCGTCGGTCGTCGATTCCGCTGACCCGCGGCGACGGCTGGCCGGTCAGACACCCCGCGAGCCCGCCGGCCGCGACCGCCGACAGCAACGCTCGTCGCTTCACACCCCACCAGTCCGCACGGCCACAGATGAATCTACGCCAGATTCACGTCGACCGGTCGGGGCCGACAGAACAGTGAAACCGCTCGGGAACCAGAGACACACCCGTGTCACGACTCGACGGACTCGTTCGGGCCGCGCCGCCGCCGGCAGTCGTCGACTGGCTGATCGGCGGCTGTGTCGCGTTCGAGGTCGGCTCCGGGCTCGTCTCCTTCACCGTGGGGACGCCCGACGGCGCGTGGCTCGTCTGGCTCCACGCGCTCGTCGGGGTGACGCTCGTCGGACTCCTCGCGTTCAAGCTCGCACGAGTGCGCCACCGCGTGCTGGGACGGGTGTCGTGGGACCGCCAGACCCCCCTCTCGATCCTGATGGCCGTCGTCGCCCTGGCCTCGCTCGCCACGGGGGTCTTCTGGACCGTCGGCGGCAACGTCCCGATCTGGGGGTGGACGACGCTCAACCTCCACGTCGGGCTGGGGCTGTTGCTCGCTCCGTTGCTCCTCGTCCACCTCCGGGCCCGGTTCCGGCTCCCGCGGCGGACGGATCTGGACCGGCGGGCCGCGATGCGGACGGGGGCGACGCTGGCGGCCGGTGCGGTCGCCTGGCGCGTGACGGAGACGACGGACAGACTGCTCGACGGCGCGAGCCGACGCTTCACCGGGTCGAAGCCGACGGCGGACCTGTACGACACGGAGACGGAGGGCGGGCGATTCCCGGTCACCTCTTGGGTGGCGGACGATCCGGACCCGGTCGACCGCGACGCGTGGCGGCTCCGCGTCGACGGTCACGTCGCCGACCCGGTGTCGCTGTCGGCCGACGACCTGGCGCCGGATCGGTCGTTGACCGCGACACTCGACTGCACGAGCGGCTGGTACACGGTCCAGGAGTGGCGCGGTGTCCGGGTCGGGGACCTCCTCGCGTCCGTCGAACCCACCGACGAGGCGCGGTACGTCCGGTTCGTCTCCGTCACGGGCTACCGGTGGTCGCTGCCGTTGGAGGAGGCGCGCGACGCCCTCCTGGCGACGCACGTCGGCGACGACCGGCTGTCACACGGCCACGGCGCGCCGGCGCGGCTCGTCGCTCCCGGTCGCCGCGGG belongs to Halobaculum sp. MBLA0143 and includes:
- a CDS encoding molybdopterin-dependent oxidoreductase, yielding MSRLDGLVRAAPPPAVVDWLIGGCVAFEVGSGLVSFTVGTPDGAWLVWLHALVGVTLVGLLAFKLARVRHRVLGRVSWDRQTPLSILMAVVALASLATGVFWTVGGNVPIWGWTTLNLHVGLGLLLAPLLLVHLRARFRLPRRTDLDRRAAMRTGATLAAGAVAWRVTETTDRLLDGASRRFTGSKPTADLYDTETEGGRFPVTSWVADDPDPVDRDAWRLRVDGHVADPVSLSADDLAPDRSLTATLDCTSGWYTVQEWRGVRVGDLLASVEPTDEARYVRFVSVTGYRWSLPLEEARDALLATHVGDDRLSHGHGAPARLVAPGRRGFQWVKWIERVEVRREPDPAQWVVTLVSGFD